In the Drosophila takahashii strain IR98-3 E-12201 chromosome 3R, DtakHiC1v2, whole genome shotgun sequence genome, one interval contains:
- the LOC108058614 gene encoding uncharacterized protein, with amino-acid sequence MRVARWLSGGLVLALAVMLTQARFIAKRETTGLEQAVASESTSTDPDIVPATRESGSAREPVELKGESDMANLQNELKDAGVIKAEKQNQTETLKESLKENLNVKETTEALVLNEFSSTTENIIVEDQLKSKEGEAQLKEETQAVLVKEMRNKDTPAVTTKNPINLVDKTTTEAPVREVTTLKQIISTTTEYILPNEKPEQKEVKLKDIFPLKEEPQVQAEVMEKTTESVTVENSSIIPVTLEVSSTTERLFNTTTTTRSSDLGRSMQYSSIAAESVTPMKLRAIPMTTTPASTTSTSTQRTPTSQSFASNENAIEESTSQSDVRQLPEKRAKFISENSTNDQLLTLPNNVEAWSLAGMKAVPQAPLTTTTILPLFNQTDLANDIDLPLNKTEQHKEKNLLDWMNIAMMPSTPENRTEFVVRTTLDVTEGATQATTEALAQESQPKSEVTLGLKENEVTTKAADQNITTTTVRTELLEVPMVKKMAETANAKLTEAITEAQTEREAATEAATTEQPATSAVTARVDPTKTELLNVTALEESLSGETSKLNSTETLSTTTTEATLSVEYVSPEIVLQEATSEATTAAVPNATTEAAATSSTTSPTEAATTTTTTTTTEASATSAGTTATPAAVATLSAATSTVVTTPSTQSTTEMAMKASEISSSNNNEDDNSNDVIVATTKKTESEPPATATVEPTATSVSVRVAGEVSTSIRPEIIVTNSTAASTTSTTSTTSTVATPTQTEIAQISNEVNLEAVTVKTRDDSLSANPIPNANGLRTAEKTDNAVNNSVAITESSELKTTPTPSGGISSLSDLSKLSKEHESSLETNNIGEANAPETTTSAAAGVAVATVESTAAATGGQEFEKESQHEGQQQVVEEQDTEQQLAKTTMAVTTTTPSSTTTSTTSTTTERPLTTTTMQPVVISLLDDSTTTSSTTTTTTTVAPTTEEYVESSTLVGSTTTTTKAPQMAPPTFMAPYPNELDHMQTNAQGNGTDVNVIIAITVSVIGVVALILLVAFLYLMRKRQKQMSYGQRCRPVSLDAYSLDNVSVLGSVRRKGRDVRASKRTYGNAAFDDPSLRHNLLTAGELARFVERRSDVFEEFRDVPQIIARADEVPPGCEDKNRYANVIPLPETRVVLQRQGDDDKTEYINANYVRGPRDAPNYYIACQAPLESTTSDFWRMIWEQQSRVIIQATDLSENGIEKCAEYLPPSATLDNHSSYGDYQVTLKHREVKDRYAISTLVLKRVDGEESRELTHYWYKWPEAGVPAEEAPIIAMLLEARSSLKSYCLEQANELREKSATLETSMDADGSKAEAGSTSSQEINGNISSRSGMRNQQGPLTVHCSPGTGRTGTIIASDMAIRSLETPKRSVDIPQLVYYVRRGRASAVQTKEQYEFIYKVASMYAAKITNLSNDN; translated from the exons ATGCGTGTGGCTCGGTGGCTCAGTGGTGGCTTAGTGCTCGCCCTGGCCGTAATGTTAACGCAGGCACGTTTCATTGCGAAAAGAGAAACCACCGGCTTGGAGCAGGCGGTGGCTTCCGAATCCACATCCACTGACCCTGACATTGTTCCGGCGACCAGGGAAAGTGGGAGCGCCAGGGAACCGGTTGAATTAAAGGGAGAATCCGATATGGCTAACTTGCAAAACGAACTGAAAGATGCAGGGGTAATAAAGGCTGAGAAACAAAATCAAACTGAAACCTTAAAGGAAAGTCTAAAAGAGAATCTCAACGTTAAGGAAACCACTGAAGCTTTAGTTCTAAATGAATTCAGCAGCACTACCGAGAATATTATAGTAGAGGATCAACTGAAATCGAAGGAGGGAGAAGCTCAGTTAAAAGAGGAAACCCAAGCGGTTCTCGTAAAAGAAATGAGAAATAAGGACACCCCTGCAGTTACCACTAAAAACCCAATTAATCTCGTTGATAAGACAACTACTGAAGCTCCTGTAAGAGAAGTAACTACTTTGAAACAGATTATAAGCACAACCACTGAATATATTCTACCAAATGAGAAACCGGAACAAAAGGAAGTGAAATTAAAGGATATTTTTCCCTTAAAAGAAGAACCACAAGTTCAAGCTGAAGTAATGGAGAAGACCACTGAATCGGTAACAGTAGAAAACAGCTCTATAATACCTGTAACTCTAGAAGTTTCAAGCACCACGGAGAGATTGTTTaataccaccaccaccactcgTTCCTCCGATCTTGGCCGATCCATGCAGTACTCATCAATCGCTGCCGAGTCGGTTACGCCCATGAAACTGAGGGCCATACCCATGACAACCACACCTGCTAGCACCACTTCAACATCTACTCAAAGGACCCCCACTTCCCAATCCTTCGCCTCCAATGAGAACGCCATCGAGGAGTCCACCTCGCAGTCGGATGTTCGCCAACTGCCCGAGAAGCGAGCCAAGTTTATCAGCGAGAACTCCACGAATGACCAGCTACTAACGCTCCCCAATAACGTTGAAGCTTGGAGTCTGGCGGGTATGAAGGCGGTACCCCAAGCCCCTCTGACAACCACAACCATTTTGCCACTTTTCAACCAAACGGATCTTGCAAACGACATAGACCTGCCGCTGAATAAAACGGAGCAGCACAAGGAGAAGAATCTGCTGGATTGGATGAACATTGCCATGATGCCATCAACACCAGAGAATCGCACTGAATTCGTGGTCAGAACCACTCTGGATGTCACCGAGGGTGCCACACAAGCCACCACCGAAGCTCTGGCGCAGGAAAGTCAACCAAAAAGTGAAGTTACCTTGGGTTTGAAAGAAAATGAAGTCACAACAAAGGCTGCAGATCAGAATATAACAACCACAACTGTTCGTACGGAACTTTTGGAGGTTCCTATGGTTAAGAAGATGGCCGAAACAGCGAATGCCAAGTTAACAGAGGCGATAACAGAGGCTCAAACGGAGAGGGAAGCAGCAACAGAGGCTGCAACAACAGAGCAACCTGCAACATCTGCTGTTACAGCGAGGGTGGATCCAACAAAAACGGAACTGTTGAATGTAACAGCACTTGAAGAATCTCTCTCAGGTGAAACATCCAAGCTAAATTCAACTGAAACGTTATCAACCACCACAACCGAAGCTACCTTATCTGTAGAGTATGTATCGCCTGAAATAGTCTTACAAGAAGCAACATCCGAAgccacaacagcagcagtacCAAATGCAACCAcagaggcagcagcaacatcatcaacAACCTCACCAACAGAGGCAGCTACTACCACTACTACTACAACCACTACAGAGGCATCAGCAACATCTGCAGGTAcgacagcaacaccagcagcagttgcaacaTTATCGGCAGCAACATCGACTGTTGTAACCACCCCCAGTACACAGAGTACAACTGAAATGGCAATGAAAGCGTCGgaaatcagcagcagcaacaacaacgaagaCGATAACAGTAACGACGTCATCGTTGCCACAACCAAAAAAACAGAGAGCGAGCcgccagcaacagcaaccgttgagccaacagcaacatcggTTAGTGTGCGAGTGGCTGGCGAGGTGAGCACTTCGATTCGGCCCGAAATCATCGTTACAAACAGTACCGCCGCGAGTACAACAAGTACAACAAGTACAACATCGACTGTAGCTACACCCACGCAAACGGAAATTGCGCAAATTAGCAATGAAGTGAATTTGGAGGCAGTGACAGTGAAGACGCGCGACGACAGTTTGAGTGCAAATCCAATTCCAAATGCGAATGGGCTAAGAACAGCTGAGAAAACCGATAACGCGGTCAATAACAGTGTGGCCATAACAGAGAGCAGTGAGCTGAAAACCACCCCAACACCATCGGGGGGCATTAGTTCCCTTAGTGACCTGAGTAAGCTGAGCAAAGAACACGAATCCTCGCTGGAAACCAACAACATAGGCGAGGCAAACGCACCCGAAACGACAACATCAGCGGCAGcaggtgttgctgttgcaacgGTTGAGAGCACAGCGGCGGCAACAGGTGGCCAGGAATTCGAAAAGGAGTCGCAACATGAGGGGCAGCAACAGGTGGTTGAAGAGCAGGACACCGAGCAGCAGTTAGCCAAGACAACGATGGCGGTGACAACGACAACACCCAGTTCAACAACAACCAGTACCACAAGCACTACAACGGAGAGGCCTTTAACCACCACAACAATGCAACCAGTGGTGATAAGTCTGCTGGACGACAGCACCACAACGAGCAGCACCACAACGACAACCACCACAGTTGCACCAACCACAGAGGAATATGTTGAATCCTCCACTTTGGTGGGCAGCACCACCACAACCACAAAGGCGCCTCAAATGGCACCACCCACCTTCATGGCTCCCTATCCCAACGAACTGGACCACATGCAGACCAATGCCCAGGGCAATGGGACGGATGTGAATGTGATCATAGCCATCACAGTCAGCGTGATCGGTGTGGTGGCCCTCATCCTGCTGGTGGCCTTCCTCTACCTGATGCGCAAGCGCCAGAAGCAAATGTCCTATGGCCAGAGGTGTCGTCCGGTGAGCCTGGATGCCTACTCCCTGGACAATGTCTCGGTGTTAGGCAGTGTGCGACGCAAGGGTCGCGATGTAAGGGCCTCCAAGAGGACCTACGGCAATGCGGCCTTTGATGATCCCTCGCTGCGGCACAATCTGCTGACCGCCGGCGAGCTGGCCCGCTTCGTGGAGCGGCGATCCGACGTTTTCGAGGAGTTCCGCGACGTGCCGCAGATCATCGCCAGAGCGGACGAGGTGCCCCCGGGCTGTGAGGACAAAAACCG CTACGCCAACGTGATTCCGCTTCCTGAGACGCGGGTGGTGCTCCAGCGGCAAGGCGACGATGACAAAACGGAATACATTAATGCCAATTATGTGCGG GGCCCTCGGGATGCACCCAATTACTACATAGCCTGCCAGGCGCCGCTGGAGAGCACGACCAGCGATTTCTGGCGAATGATCTGGGAGCAGCAGTCCCGCGTCATCATCCAGGCGACGGATCTCAGCGAGAACGGCATCGAGAAGTGCGCCGAATACCTGCCGCCCTCGGCGACGCTGGACAATCACAGCAGCTACGGCGACTACCAGGTGACCCTCAAGCACCGCGAGGTGAAGGACCGATATGCCATTTCCACCCTGGTCCTCAAGCGAGTGGATGGCGAGGAGAGTCGCGAGCTTACCCACTACTGGTACAAATGGCCCGAGGCGGGTGTTCCCGCCGAGGAGGCGCCCATCATCGCCATGCTGCTGGAGGCGCGATCCTCGCTCAAGTCATACTGCCTGGAGCAGGCCAACGAGCTGCGCGAGAAGTCGGCCACCCTGGAGACTTCGATGGATGCGGATGGCTCGAAGGCCGAGGCGGGCAGCACGTCCAGCCAAGAGATCAATGGAAACATTTCCAGCAGGAGTGGCATGCGAAACCAGCAGGG ACCGCTAACCGTTCACTGTTCTCCAGGCACGGGTCGAACCGGCACCATCATCGCCTCGGACATGGCCATCCGCAGTCTGGAGACGCCCAAGCGATCCGTGGACATACCCCAGCTGGTCTACTACGTGAGGAGAGGTCGCGCCAGCGCCGTTCAGACCAAGGAGCAGTATGAATTTATCTACAAGGTGGCCAGCATGTATGCGGCCAAGATCACAAATCTGTCCAACGACAACTGA